A stretch of Natronococcus sp. CG52 DNA encodes these proteins:
- a CDS encoding MFS transporter: MNRNVRETLIGGLFVFVVTYLLFVPGDPLWGILSDRVGELGMILGIIGICAACGAAFAALAGVRLQFLLAGGAAVYTLWLIYLEAAAGPFDSPVHLYIGAFLLTGFALGAGLVEKARRHDVL; the protein is encoded by the coding sequence ATGAACCGGAACGTGAGAGAGACGCTGATCGGCGGGCTCTTCGTCTTCGTCGTCACCTACCTGCTGTTCGTTCCCGGCGACCCGCTCTGGGGAATTCTCTCGGATCGGGTCGGCGAACTCGGGATGATTCTCGGAATAATCGGGATCTGTGCCGCCTGCGGCGCGGCCTTTGCGGCGCTCGCGGGCGTCCGACTTCAGTTCCTCCTCGCCGGCGGGGCTGCCGTATACACGCTCTGGCTGATCTACCTCGAGGCCGCGGCCGGCCCGTTCGACAGTCCGGTCCACCTCTACATCGGCGCGTTCCTGCTGACTGGATTCGCGCTCGGCGCGGGACTCGTCGAGAAAGCGAGACGACACGACGTCCTGTAA
- a CDS encoding ABC transporter ATP-binding protein: MGVIQVDGLAKSYGAVRAVDGMEFRVERGELFGFLGPNGAGKTTTIRALTGQIEPDEGTVRVLETDPVAEPIETRRRVGILPEQESPPSFLTPREFLAFVGRIRDLEPATVEERTAIWADRLGFESKLETLHTDLSRGQQQKVMFAQAFLHDPDVVFIDEPLANLDPLVQEQVKRFLVSYTADGNAVFVSTHNIDVAEEICTRVGIVADGRLVTERSIESTDESLLEVFLEHVEDEAVRDTPATARVER, translated from the coding sequence ATGGGTGTCATTCAGGTAGACGGACTCGCGAAGTCCTACGGCGCCGTCCGCGCGGTCGACGGCATGGAATTTCGCGTCGAACGCGGCGAACTGTTCGGCTTTCTCGGTCCGAACGGTGCCGGCAAGACGACGACGATCCGGGCGCTGACCGGGCAGATCGAACCCGACGAGGGTACCGTCCGCGTCCTCGAGACGGATCCGGTCGCGGAGCCGATCGAGACGCGACGCCGGGTCGGCATTCTACCCGAACAGGAGTCGCCGCCGAGCTTTCTCACGCCGCGAGAGTTCCTTGCATTCGTCGGCCGGATTCGCGACCTCGAGCCGGCGACCGTCGAGGAGCGGACCGCGATCTGGGCGGATCGACTCGGGTTCGAGAGCAAGCTCGAGACGCTGCACACGGATCTCTCCCGAGGGCAACAACAGAAGGTGATGTTCGCACAGGCGTTCCTCCACGACCCCGACGTCGTCTTCATCGACGAGCCGCTGGCGAACCTCGATCCGCTCGTCCAGGAGCAGGTCAAGCGGTTTCTCGTCTCCTACACCGCGGACGGCAACGCGGTGTTCGTCTCGACGCACAACATCGACGTCGCCGAGGAGATCTGTACCCGGGTCGGAATCGTCGCCGACGGTCGGCTCGTGACCGAACGATCGATCGAGTCGACCGACGAGTCCCTGCTCGAGGTGTTTCTCGAGCACGTCGAGGACGAGGCCGTTCGCGATACCCCGGCGACGGCTCGGGTCGAACGATGA
- a CDS encoding ABC transporter ATP-binding protein, with protein MTILNRAIRKTVSSASEAPGERASTTVRLADVTHEYGTGGGFRSRRERTVTALRDVSIEVDPGEIVGLEGPSGSGKSTVLHAVTGLLVPTAGTVELHGTDLTALSDRERTRIRRRHVGIVFQRFHLLSSLSARANVALPLVQTGVPKSTRRERATALLEEVGLGDRITHLPSELSGGEQQRVAIARALATDPDVIVADEPTGELDTATGEAVLDLLTDIGRDRAILVASHDDATLSVADRLITLRDGTVVSDGG; from the coding sequence GTGACGATACTCAACCGGGCAATTCGGAAGACGGTTTCGTCAGCATCAGAGGCACCCGGCGAGCGTGCGTCGACGACCGTTCGGCTCGCGGACGTGACCCACGAGTACGGAACCGGCGGCGGGTTTCGGTCCCGGCGCGAGCGGACGGTAACCGCGCTGCGCGACGTCTCGATCGAGGTCGACCCGGGCGAGATTGTCGGTCTCGAGGGACCGAGCGGCAGCGGCAAGTCGACGGTCCTGCACGCGGTCACCGGACTCCTAGTACCGACGGCGGGAACGGTCGAACTCCACGGGACCGACCTGACGGCGCTGTCCGACCGAGAGCGGACGCGGATCCGTCGTCGCCACGTCGGCATCGTCTTTCAGCGCTTTCACCTCCTCTCGTCGCTGTCGGCGCGGGCGAACGTCGCGCTCCCGCTCGTCCAGACCGGGGTCCCGAAGTCGACGCGCCGGGAACGGGCGACGGCGCTCCTCGAGGAAGTCGGACTCGGCGATCGGATCACCCACCTGCCGAGCGAGTTGAGCGGCGGCGAACAGCAGCGCGTCGCGATCGCGCGGGCGTTAGCGACCGACCCCGACGTGATCGTCGCCGACGAACCGACGGGTGAACTGGATACGGCGACCGGAGAAGCGGTCCTGGATCTCCTGACCGATATCGGCCGGGACAGGGCGATCCTGGTCGCCTCGCACGATGACGCCACGCTCTCCGTTGCCGATCGACTGATCACGCTGCGTGACGGGACGGTGGTCTCGGATGGCGGATGA
- a CDS encoding DUF7127 family protein gives MRVPKQLRDGHTDDAVVRQIEEDGASAIMVDFGPDAADMSIDIVGETVIVVTNDRQFEFELPSGANDVTVKNGVLTISE, from the coding sequence ATGAGAGTCCCCAAACAACTCCGCGATGGCCACACCGACGACGCTGTCGTTCGCCAGATCGAAGAGGACGGTGCCAGCGCAATTATGGTCGACTTCGGCCCCGACGCCGCCGACATGTCGATCGATATCGTCGGCGAAACGGTGATCGTCGTCACGAACGATCGCCAGTTCGAGTTCGAACTCCCCTCCGGTGCGAACGACGTCACGGTCAAAAACGGCGTGCTGACGATCAGCGAGTAA
- a CDS encoding ABC transporter permease — protein sequence MSGREAFARTRAVLGLALAQLRRSPGRVTLTVLAVALAVLSVTLLASLGVGVVDKGEEGLEAADRDIWISSEPVDPTASGTQNPIVGTHGIVAEIDARDDVRSATPIAVHDVYIGSEPDELRRHSAVGVESTHSGYDFVEGDGFSMDDDPHARPPADEPRTAEIVLDPRIAEELDVEVGETVYVGTSAETASAAEFTVVGTSRHHSQYMGSPAVTVPFADLQAIAGTSGTDRSTFLTADVADDADREAVADDLAAAYPEYDVRTSDQQVRAMLEERPLVLASGATLVGLAVLGGIVLTVNLFALVAYQQREELAALRAIGLSRWVLAGTIGAQGLVIGLLGGLLGVAATPLITRGLNYLAADVIGFERLLRTPLEVYVLGLVLAVCVGTVVAVATGWRTGRYASVEHLDG from the coding sequence ATGAGCGGTCGCGAGGCGTTCGCTCGAACCCGCGCCGTCCTCGGACTCGCGCTCGCGCAGTTGCGACGGTCCCCCGGACGCGTGACGCTGACGGTACTCGCGGTGGCGCTCGCGGTGCTGTCGGTAACGCTGCTCGCGAGCCTCGGCGTCGGCGTCGTCGACAAGGGCGAGGAGGGACTCGAGGCGGCCGACCGCGACATCTGGATCTCGAGCGAGCCGGTCGATCCGACCGCCAGCGGGACGCAGAATCCGATCGTCGGCACGCACGGGATCGTAGCCGAGATCGACGCGCGAGACGACGTTCGGAGCGCCACGCCGATCGCGGTTCACGACGTCTACATCGGCTCGGAGCCCGACGAGCTACGGCGCCACTCGGCGGTCGGCGTCGAATCGACCCACAGCGGCTACGACTTCGTGGAGGGCGACGGGTTCTCGATGGACGACGATCCGCACGCGCGACCGCCCGCCGACGAACCCCGGACTGCCGAGATCGTGCTCGATCCGCGGATCGCCGAGGAACTCGACGTCGAGGTCGGCGAGACGGTCTACGTCGGGACCAGCGCGGAGACGGCGTCGGCCGCCGAGTTCACCGTCGTCGGCACCTCCAGACACCACTCACAGTACATGGGCTCGCCCGCGGTGACCGTGCCGTTCGCGGACCTGCAGGCGATCGCCGGAACCTCGGGAACGGACCGATCGACGTTCCTTACCGCCGACGTCGCCGACGACGCCGACCGCGAGGCCGTCGCGGACGATCTCGCCGCGGCATACCCCGAGTACGACGTCAGAACGAGCGATCAGCAGGTCCGGGCCATGCTCGAGGAGCGTCCGCTCGTGCTCGCGAGCGGCGCGACGCTGGTCGGACTCGCCGTCCTCGGCGGGATCGTCCTGACGGTCAACCTCTTCGCGCTCGTCGCCTACCAGCAGCGGGAAGAACTCGCCGCACTCCGGGCGATCGGACTCTCGCGGTGGGTTCTCGCGGGAACGATCGGCGCACAGGGCCTCGTCATCGGGCTGCTCGGCGGACTGCTCGGCGTCGCCGCCACGCCCCTGATCACGCGCGGACTGAACTACCTCGCCGCCGACGTCATCGGCTTCGAACGGCTCCTTCGGACGCCGCTCGAGGTGTACGTCCTCGGCCTCGTTCTCGCGGTCTGCGTGGGGACGGTCGTCGCGGTCGCGACCGGCTGGCGAACCGGCCGATACGCCAGCGTCGAACATCTCGACGGCTGA
- a CDS encoding winged helix-turn-helix domain-containing protein produces MPLEFSSSDEAQAREHVIGVLTDDACREIITVLEEPLTVPEIADEIERPLSTTYRKLDRLTDSGLVKEAGVRPGREQKSRYVTDFERIAIELDDARDLRVDVDRSNDNSLALWKTDL; encoded by the coding sequence ATGCCACTCGAGTTCTCCTCGTCGGACGAGGCCCAAGCGCGGGAGCACGTCATCGGCGTACTGACCGACGACGCGTGTCGGGAGATCATCACGGTCCTCGAGGAACCGCTGACCGTCCCGGAGATCGCCGACGAGATCGAGCGCCCGCTCTCGACGACCTACCGCAAACTCGATCGGCTGACCGACTCGGGGCTGGTCAAAGAGGCCGGCGTCCGGCCGGGTCGCGAGCAGAAGTCCCGGTACGTCACCGACTTCGAGCGGATCGCGATCGAGCTCGACGACGCTCGAGACCTCCGCGTCGACGTGGACCGCTCGAACGACAACTCGCTGGCGCTCTGGAAGACGGATCTTTGA
- a CDS encoding CBS domain-containing protein, with product MPVGDLGPKEVVTARPDDDLETVTRLFAEENVGAVVITEDEEPVGVVTDRDAALAIHGNDDVGSVPVEDAMTADPATIRADEEAIEISRAIKEYNVRRFPVVDDDGALTGIVTLDDLVATIGEQLDNVADTVETQSPDYSP from the coding sequence ATGCCCGTAGGCGATCTCGGCCCGAAAGAAGTGGTAACAGCACGGCCAGACGACGACCTCGAGACCGTGACGAGGCTGTTCGCCGAGGAGAACGTCGGCGCAGTCGTCATCACCGAAGACGAGGAACCGGTCGGCGTCGTTACCGACCGCGACGCGGCGCTGGCGATCCACGGGAACGACGACGTCGGATCGGTCCCGGTCGAGGACGCGATGACCGCGGATCCCGCGACGATCCGGGCGGACGAGGAGGCGATCGAAATCTCTCGCGCGATCAAAGAGTACAACGTCCGTCGCTTCCCGGTCGTCGACGACGACGGCGCGCTGACGGGGATCGTCACGCTCGATGACCTCGTCGCGACGATCGGCGAGCAACTCGACAACGTCGCCGACACGGTCGAGACCCAGTCGCCGGACTACAGTCCGTAA
- a CDS encoding cob(I)yrinic acid a,c-diamide adenosyltransferase — protein MSDDQSPDSVVENTPGQGRTPEPERIEAAAPEEFGLVQVWWGDGKGKTTATLGMGMRAAGHGYRVHMLQFMKGGASSVDAVRGEYNAIAALPGMSYENLGHYGWHGMADGSEEADHEAQARAGLERAHELLEAAADADLSAPIDLNADPEAGVHMLVLDEVLYAADRGLLVEDDVHDLIDAKPDGLELVLSGSHEEPTYLEDRADLITNVRKVKHPIEDGQRARRGTEF, from the coding sequence ATGAGCGACGACCAGTCGCCCGACTCCGTCGTCGAAAACACGCCGGGACAAGGGCGAACGCCCGAACCCGAACGCATCGAAGCCGCCGCACCCGAGGAGTTCGGCCTCGTGCAGGTCTGGTGGGGTGACGGCAAGGGGAAGACGACCGCCACGCTCGGCATGGGAATGCGAGCGGCGGGACACGGCTACCGCGTCCACATGCTCCAGTTCATGAAGGGCGGCGCCTCGAGCGTCGACGCCGTTCGCGGCGAGTACAACGCCATCGCCGCTCTCCCAGGAATGAGCTACGAGAACCTCGGCCACTACGGCTGGCACGGGATGGCCGACGGGAGCGAGGAGGCGGACCACGAGGCCCAGGCGCGGGCCGGCCTCGAGCGCGCACACGAACTGCTCGAGGCGGCCGCGGACGCCGATCTCTCGGCGCCGATCGACCTCAACGCCGACCCCGAAGCGGGCGTGCACATGCTCGTCCTCGACGAGGTGCTGTACGCCGCGGACCGGGGACTGCTCGTGGAGGACGACGTCCACGACCTGATCGACGCCAAACCCGACGGCCTCGAACTGGTGCTCTCCGGGAGCCACGAGGAGCCGACCTACCTCGAGGACCGCGCGGACCTGATCACCAACGTTCGGAAGGTGAAACACCCGATCGAGGACGGCCAGCGCGCGCGTCGCGGAACCGAGTTCTGA
- the msrA gene encoding peptide-methionine (S)-S-oxide reductase MsrA: MERATFGGGCFWCVEAAFEALEGVESVTSGYAGGHAENPTYEAVCAGETGHTEVVQLEYDPDAVRYEDLLEVFFTIHDPTQLNRQGPDVGTQYRSAIYAHDDEQLETAETFAEELESEGLYEGIVTEIEPLETFYEAEEYHQNYFEKNPNDAYCTMHAAPKVEKVREKFTPGASVDD, translated from the coding sequence ATGGAACGAGCGACCTTCGGCGGCGGCTGTTTCTGGTGTGTCGAGGCGGCCTTCGAGGCACTCGAGGGCGTCGAATCGGTGACCTCCGGCTACGCGGGCGGCCACGCCGAGAATCCGACCTACGAGGCGGTCTGCGCCGGCGAGACCGGCCACACGGAGGTCGTCCAGCTCGAGTACGATCCCGACGCCGTGCGCTACGAGGACCTGCTCGAGGTCTTCTTTACGATTCACGATCCGACCCAGCTCAACCGGCAGGGACCGGACGTCGGCACGCAGTACCGCTCGGCGATCTACGCGCACGACGACGAGCAACTCGAGACGGCCGAAACGTTCGCCGAGGAACTCGAGAGCGAGGGTCTCTACGAGGGGATCGTCACCGAGATCGAGCCGCTCGAGACCTTCTACGAGGCCGAGGAGTACCACCAGAACTACTTCGAAAAGAACCCCAACGACGCCTACTGTACGATGCACGCGGCGCCCAAGGTCGAGAAGGTCAGGGAGAAGTTCACACCGGGGGCGAGCGTCGACGACTAA
- a CDS encoding 2,5-diamino-6-(ribosylamino)-4(3H)-pyrimidinone 5'-phosphate reductase: MHVVVNAAMSADGKLSSRRREQIAISGDEDFARVDRLRANSDAVIVGVGTVLADDPHLTVKDESLVAERREAGEADHPARVVVDSKARTPIDAAILDDAAASYVCVSEVAPIDNRMDLAGRAELITAGDDRVDLLRAFATLQQQGLERIMVEGGGELIFSLFEAGLVDELRVFVGPKLIGGRDAPTLADGDGFVAEFPTLELANLERLGDGALLTWRAGGR, translated from the coding sequence ATGCACGTCGTCGTCAACGCCGCCATGAGTGCGGACGGGAAGCTCTCCTCGAGACGCCGCGAACAGATCGCGATCAGCGGCGACGAGGACTTCGCCCGCGTCGATCGGCTTCGGGCCAACAGCGACGCCGTCATCGTCGGTGTCGGAACCGTCCTCGCGGACGATCCGCACCTGACCGTCAAGGACGAGTCGCTGGTCGCGGAGCGCCGCGAGGCCGGCGAAGCCGACCACCCTGCACGCGTCGTCGTCGACTCGAAGGCGCGCACGCCGATCGACGCGGCGATCCTCGACGACGCGGCGGCGAGCTACGTCTGCGTGAGCGAGGTCGCCCCGATCGACAATCGGATGGATCTCGCCGGACGAGCTGAGTTGATCACGGCTGGCGACGACCGCGTCGATCTCCTGCGGGCGTTCGCAACGCTCCAGCAACAGGGTCTCGAGCGGATCATGGTCGAGGGCGGCGGCGAACTCATCTTCTCGCTGTTCGAGGCCGGTCTCGTCGACGAACTGCGGGTGTTCGTCGGTCCCAAGCTGATCGGCGGCCGAGACGCGCCGACGCTGGCCGACGGCGACGGGTTCGTCGCCGAGTTTCCGACGCTCGAGCTCGCCAACCTCGAGCGACTCGGCGACGGCGCGCTGCTGACGTGGCGAGCTGGAGGCCGGTAA
- a CDS encoding Single-stranded DNA binding protein: MELDDHAEDLASDLGVDKEEVKSDLQNLVEYSVPVDEAKQSLRRKYGDGSSGGGGTPSAKNVADITPDDGNVTVTGVVLTAGKRSIRYQGSEHVIVEGRLADETGTIDYTAWEDFGLSPGDTITAGNAGVREWDGEPELNLGESTALSFQDESPEVPHEIGGESQLADLQTGDRAVAVEVTVADCERRTIDGRDGETEILSGVFGDESGRLPFTNWEPAPEIEDGSSVRIENAYVQEFRGVPEVNVSEFSTVTELEREIDVGADATTMDVGEAVRTGGVYDVELVGNVIAVRDGSGLIQRCPECYRVVQKGQCRTHGDVDGIDDLRVKAILDDGTGTVTAVLDDELTQKVYGGTLEDALEAAREAMDQEVVADTIREHIVGREYRVRGHLSVDEYGANLDAETFEESDDDPAARASAFLEEVDA; encoded by the coding sequence ATGGAACTCGATGATCATGCCGAGGATCTCGCCTCCGACCTCGGTGTCGACAAAGAGGAGGTCAAATCCGACCTGCAGAACCTGGTGGAGTACAGCGTCCCGGTCGACGAGGCCAAACAGAGCCTCCGCCGGAAGTACGGCGACGGGAGCAGCGGCGGCGGCGGTACGCCGTCGGCGAAGAACGTCGCCGACATCACGCCCGACGACGGCAACGTCACGGTAACCGGCGTCGTCCTCACGGCGGGGAAACGATCGATCCGGTATCAGGGCTCCGAGCACGTCATCGTCGAAGGACGACTCGCCGACGAGACCGGGACGATCGATTACACCGCCTGGGAGGACTTCGGTCTCTCCCCCGGCGATACGATCACCGCGGGCAACGCCGGCGTCCGCGAGTGGGACGGCGAACCCGAACTCAACCTCGGCGAGAGCACCGCGCTCTCGTTCCAGGACGAGTCGCCCGAGGTACCGCACGAGATCGGCGGCGAATCGCAGCTCGCCGACCTCCAGACCGGCGACCGTGCCGTCGCCGTCGAGGTCACGGTCGCCGACTGTGAGCGCCGGACGATCGACGGCCGCGACGGCGAGACCGAGATCCTGAGCGGCGTCTTCGGCGACGAGAGCGGCCGGCTCCCGTTCACGAACTGGGAGCCGGCCCCCGAGATCGAAGACGGCAGTTCGGTCCGCATCGAGAACGCCTATGTCCAGGAGTTCCGGGGCGTTCCCGAGGTGAACGTCTCCGAGTTCTCGACGGTCACCGAACTCGAGCGCGAGATCGACGTCGGCGCCGACGCGACGACGATGGACGTCGGCGAAGCCGTCCGAACTGGCGGCGTCTACGACGTCGAACTCGTCGGCAACGTGATCGCGGTCCGGGACGGCTCCGGGCTGATCCAGCGCTGTCCCGAGTGTTACCGGGTCGTCCAGAAGGGCCAGTGCCGGACTCACGGCGACGTCGACGGGATCGACGATCTTCGCGTAAAGGCGATCCTCGACGACGGCACCGGGACGGTCACCGCCGTGCTCGATGACGAGTTAACTCAGAAGGTCTACGGCGGCACCCTCGAGGACGCGCTCGAGGCCGCCCGCGAGGCGATGGATCAGGAGGTCGTCGCGGACACGATCCGCGAGCACATCGTCGGCCGCGAGTACCGCGTTCGCGGTCACCTCTCGGTCGACGAGTACGGCGCCAATCTCGACGCCGAAACCTTCGAGGAGAGCGACGACGATCCGGCCGCCCGTGCGTCGGCCTTCCTCGAGGAGGTGGACGCATGA
- a CDS encoding ABC transporter permease: MADDRERRHTRWLGIAGLSATRLWKRTVQTRSGRLVATISAVALTIALLLLVTGIALGLAEGGIATQDDADVRITPEDERTLSAVDGVEEPNLGATNERAETIRSQDGVEHASPVLAEPVRLESADGESETVLLVGIVPDDEPRTVAGLSTSGLEPEDPHYADGSYDGPRAGEIVLSRTAAERLDATADDDLTLSSARTDGESPTVSVTAVDEPAGGNTETPVALVHLSELQSTSGAADGELADRILVWGDADSATAAATDAYPDAAVESTGNSDPSSLFDDGLAFATSVLALIVGVAICASFVATTMGMTVNEDRATLAILAAIGFPTHSRLAIVALSTALTTLCGALLGIVLGVAGIYAVNAVAGATVASGAVAAMHPLFVPYAIGVALVSGLVAVPYPLAVAARTTILAEVER, from the coding sequence ATGGCGGATGACCGCGAGCGGCGTCACACGCGCTGGCTCGGAATCGCCGGTCTCTCGGCGACGCGGCTCTGGAAGCGAACGGTGCAAACGAGATCGGGACGGCTCGTGGCGACGATCTCCGCCGTCGCGCTGACGATCGCACTCCTGTTGCTCGTCACCGGAATCGCGCTGGGACTCGCCGAGGGTGGGATCGCGACTCAGGACGATGCCGACGTTCGCATCACGCCGGAAGACGAGCGAACGCTGTCGGCCGTCGACGGCGTCGAGGAGCCGAACCTCGGCGCGACGAACGAACGAGCCGAGACGATCCGCTCGCAGGACGGCGTCGAACACGCTTCGCCCGTGCTCGCCGAACCGGTTCGGCTCGAGTCGGCCGACGGCGAGTCCGAGACCGTGCTGCTCGTCGGTATCGTCCCCGACGACGAGCCGCGGACCGTCGCGGGCCTGTCTACCTCCGGCCTCGAGCCGGAAGATCCCCACTACGCCGACGGCTCGTACGACGGGCCACGAGCGGGAGAGATCGTCCTCTCTCGAACGGCTGCCGAGCGACTCGACGCGACGGCGGACGACGATCTGACGCTCTCGAGCGCGCGAACTGACGGGGAGTCGCCGACGGTCTCGGTGACAGCCGTCGACGAGCCCGCAGGCGGTAACACCGAGACGCCGGTCGCGCTCGTCCACCTGAGCGAACTCCAGTCGACGTCCGGCGCGGCCGACGGCGAACTGGCCGATCGAATTCTGGTGTGGGGCGACGCCGATTCGGCGACGGCAGCCGCCACCGACGCGTATCCGGACGCTGCGGTCGAATCGACGGGCAACAGCGATCCGTCGTCGCTGTTCGACGACGGACTGGCGTTCGCGACGAGCGTCCTCGCGCTGATCGTGGGCGTGGCGATCTGTGCGTCGTTCGTCGCGACGACGATGGGGATGACGGTCAACGAGGATCGCGCAACCCTCGCGATCCTCGCGGCGATCGGCTTTCCGACCCACAGCCGGCTCGCGATCGTGGCGTTGTCGACGGCGCTGACGACGCTCTGCGGTGCACTCCTGGGAATCGTACTCGGCGTCGCGGGAATTTACGCCGTCAACGCCGTCGCCGGAGCGACCGTCGCCTCGGGGGCCGTCGCGGCGATGCACCCCCTGTTCGTCCCGTACGCGATCGGGGTCGCGCTCGTCTCGGGACTGGTCGCCGTCCCCTATCCGCTCGCGGTCGCCGCCCGGACGACGATCCTCGCGGAGGTGGAACGATGA